In Phaeobacter gallaeciensis DSM 26640, a genomic segment contains:
- a CDS encoding helix-turn-helix domain-containing protein gives MFGANLRQLARDYPSISELSRRLGINRTQFNRYLTGESFPRPDVLDRICNFFDVDARILLDPVAQLSCNGQILQGPFLNEFLGPSVTNMTEAFFPSGLYQFLRRSFVRTDRYILGLVRVFRREGITYVRGYEAKSAMRYQGLPTDAKSREFRGCASVCDDGVAFTLARRGGRTSSFNYLANVPAMEANVWAGYVARTCRESETADRVTRMVYEHLGQNHSSILSASRRAGFVEQHDLSPFQQRLLGVGTRFR, from the coding sequence ATGTTCGGCGCCAACCTGCGGCAACTGGCTAGGGATTACCCGTCCATATCGGAGCTATCACGCCGTCTGGGCATCAACCGGACCCAGTTCAACCGATATCTGACCGGAGAAAGTTTTCCACGGCCCGACGTCTTAGACAGGATCTGCAATTTCTTTGATGTGGATGCCCGCATCCTGCTGGACCCGGTCGCGCAGCTCTCCTGTAACGGGCAGATCCTGCAGGGACCATTTCTGAACGAATTTCTGGGCCCCAGCGTCACCAATATGACCGAAGCGTTTTTCCCATCCGGTCTCTACCAGTTTCTGCGCCGCAGCTTCGTGCGGACGGACCGCTATATTCTGGGGCTGGTGCGGGTCTTTCGCCGCGAAGGTATCACCTATGTCCGTGGCTATGAGGCAAAATCCGCCATGCGCTACCAAGGGCTGCCGACTGATGCAAAATCCCGCGAGTTTCGCGGCTGCGCATCGGTTTGCGACGATGGGGTCGCCTTTACACTCGCGCGGCGCGGCGGGCGCACCTCGTCCTTCAACTATCTGGCCAATGTACCTGCCATGGAAGCCAATGTCTGGGCTGGCTACGTCGCACGCACCTGTCGCGAAAGCGAGACCGCCGACCGCGTCACACGTATGGTCTATGAACATCTGGGCCAAAACCACAGCTCCATCCTAAGCGCGAGTCGACGGGCAGGATTTGTCGAACAACATGACCTCAGCCCGTTCCAGCAACGGCTGCTGGGTGTCGGCACCCGGTTCAGATAG
- the ilvN gene encoding acetolactate synthase small subunit, translating into MSALHIKKGSTSHSAYNLRPNFSDVQERHTITILVENEPGVLARVIGLFSGRGYNIDSLTVAEVDHTGHLSRITIVTTGTPQVIEQIKAQLGRIVPVHEVTDLTVEGPFVERELAIVKVVGEGDKRVEAMRLAEIFRAKVVDTTLNSFIFELTGAPDKVDAFAELMRPLGLTKIARTGVAALLRGN; encoded by the coding sequence ATGTCTGCCCTACATATCAAAAAAGGCTCCACCAGCCATTCTGCCTATAACCTGCGTCCGAATTTTTCGGATGTTCAGGAACGTCACACCATCACAATTCTGGTGGAAAACGAACCCGGCGTGCTGGCCCGTGTCATCGGGTTGTTCTCCGGTCGTGGCTACAACATCGACAGCCTCACCGTAGCCGAGGTGGACCATACTGGCCATCTCTCACGCATTACCATTGTCACCACAGGCACGCCGCAAGTGATTGAGCAGATCAAGGCACAGCTGGGCCGGATCGTGCCCGTGCATGAGGTCACCGACCTCACCGTGGAAGGCCCCTTTGTCGAGCGGGAGCTGGCCATCGTGAAAGTCGTAGGCGAAGGCGACAAACGGGTTGAAGCCATGCGCCTAGCGGAGATTTTTCGCGCCAAGGTTGTCGATACTACGCTAAACAGCTTCATTTTTGAGCTGACCGGCGCACCGGATAAGGTTGACGCCTTTGCCGAACTGATGCGCCCCCTGGGGCTGACCAAGATCGCCCGTACCGGCGTTGCGGCGCTGCTGCGCGGCAACTAA
- a CDS encoding acetolactate synthase 3 large subunit, with protein MKREMTGAKMVVQALKDQGVDTVFGYPGGAVLPIYDEIFLQNDIRHILVRHEQGAVHAAEGYARSTGKPGVVLVTSGPGATNAVTGLTDALLDSIPLVVLTGQVPTFMIGSDAFQEADTVGITRPCTKHNWLVKDTEKLAGTLHEAFHVATAGRPGPVLIDIPKDVQFATGTYQGPKPAASHYQPPVKGDLEAITELVAAMETAKRPVFYTGGGVINSGPGASQLLRELAEATGIPVTSTLMGLGAYPASGKNWLGMLGMHGLYEANMAMHGCDLMINIGARFDDRITGRLDAFSPNSTKAHIDIDPSSINKVIRVDIPIVGDIGHVLEDVLKVWKSRGRKVDSAAIAQWQDQIKEWRDIRCLSYTASENTIKPQYALERLEALTKDRNRYITTEVGQHQMWAAQYLGFEDPNRWMTSGGLGTMGYGTPASLGVQVAHPDALVINVAGEASWLMNMQEMGTAVQYRLPVKQFILNNERLGMVRQWQELLHGERYSHSWSEALPDFVKLAEAFGAKGIICKDPKDLDDAIMEMLDYDGPVIFDCLVEKHENCFPMIPSGKAHNEMLLGEAETQGVIQSGGAVLV; from the coding sequence ATGAAACGTGAGATGACCGGCGCAAAAATGGTTGTTCAGGCCCTGAAGGATCAGGGGGTGGACACGGTCTTTGGCTATCCCGGTGGTGCTGTTCTGCCGATTTATGACGAGATCTTTTTGCAGAATGATATCCGGCACATTCTGGTGCGCCACGAACAAGGCGCTGTGCACGCAGCTGAGGGCTATGCCCGCTCCACCGGCAAGCCGGGCGTTGTTCTGGTAACCTCCGGTCCGGGTGCAACCAATGCGGTGACCGGCCTCACCGACGCCTTGCTCGACTCCATTCCGCTGGTGGTTCTGACCGGCCAGGTGCCCACCTTCATGATCGGCTCCGACGCTTTTCAGGAAGCGGACACCGTGGGCATCACCCGCCCCTGCACCAAGCATAACTGGCTGGTGAAAGACACTGAGAAGCTGGCAGGCACCCTGCATGAGGCTTTCCACGTGGCCACAGCCGGTCGCCCCGGCCCGGTGCTGATCGACATTCCGAAGGATGTGCAATTCGCCACCGGCACCTACCAGGGTCCAAAACCCGCCGCATCGCATTACCAGCCGCCTGTAAAAGGCGATCTGGAGGCCATCACCGAGCTGGTCGCCGCGATGGAAACCGCCAAACGCCCGGTATTCTACACCGGCGGTGGAGTGATCAATTCCGGCCCCGGCGCCAGCCAGCTGCTGCGCGAACTGGCCGAGGCGACGGGCATTCCGGTGACCTCCACCCTGATGGGGCTGGGTGCCTATCCCGCCTCAGGTAAGAACTGGCTGGGAATGCTGGGGATGCACGGGTTGTATGAGGCCAATATGGCCATGCACGGCTGTGATCTGATGATCAATATCGGCGCGCGGTTTGACGACCGCATCACCGGCCGCCTCGATGCGTTTAGCCCAAATTCCACCAAGGCACATATCGATATCGACCCCTCGTCGATCAACAAGGTGATCCGCGTAGATATCCCGATTGTTGGCGACATCGGCCATGTGCTGGAAGACGTGCTGAAGGTCTGGAAAAGCCGCGGCCGCAAGGTGGACAGCGCAGCGATTGCGCAATGGCAAGACCAGATCAAGGAATGGCGCGATATCCGCTGCCTCTCCTACACCGCGTCTGAAAACACCATCAAACCGCAATACGCGCTTGAGCGGCTTGAGGCCCTGACCAAGGACCGCAACCGTTACATCACGACCGAGGTGGGCCAGCACCAGATGTGGGCGGCGCAATACCTCGGGTTTGAAGATCCCAACCGTTGGATGACCTCCGGTGGTCTTGGCACCATGGGCTACGGCACCCCGGCCTCTCTCGGGGTGCAAGTGGCGCACCCGGACGCGCTGGTGATCAACGTGGCAGGCGAAGCCTCCTGGCTGATGAACATGCAGGAAATGGGCACTGCCGTGCAGTACCGCCTGCCGGTGAAACAGTTCATCCTCAACAACGAACGCCTCGGCATGGTGCGCCAGTGGCAAGAGCTGCTGCATGGCGAGCGCTACAGCCATTCTTGGTCCGAAGCGCTGCCCGATTTCGTGAAGCTCGCCGAAGCCTTCGGCGCCAAAGGCATCATCTGCAAGGACCCCAAGGATCTGGACGACGCAATCATGGAGATGCTCGACTACGACGGTCCGGTGATCTTTGACTGCTTGGTGGAGAAGCACGAAAACTGCTTCCCGATGATCCCCTCGGGCAAGGCGCATAACGAGATGCTGCTGGGCGAAGCCGAAACCCAAGGTGTCATCCAATCCGGCGGCGCGGTGCTGGTTTAA
- a CDS encoding response regulator transcription factor produces MPNTIRVLIVDDHPMVAEGIQSILESYDDIEVVGIPSNGEEAVSEARALKPDVILMDLNMPKLGGLSATEIILEQSPATRILILSMHDSPEYISSALAHGAMGYVLKDVPTEEIRQAIDTVMRGETYLCTGAEGSLKPKDDPDREALTGREQTILLELAQGKSNKDVALALDISVRTVETHRKNIKRKLGISSTAGLTRYALEHGVLQGTGHSF; encoded by the coding sequence ATGCCAAACACCATTCGCGTTCTGATCGTCGACGATCACCCAATGGTCGCCGAGGGCATCCAGTCCATCCTCGAAAGCTACGACGACATCGAAGTCGTGGGCATTCCCAGCAATGGCGAAGAGGCCGTGAGTGAGGCGCGCGCGCTGAAACCGGATGTGATCCTGATGGATCTCAATATGCCCAAACTCGGCGGCTTGAGTGCGACGGAGATCATTCTGGAACAGTCTCCCGCCACTCGTATCCTCATCCTGTCGATGCACGACAGCCCGGAATATATCTCCAGCGCGCTGGCTCATGGCGCCATGGGCTATGTGCTAAAGGACGTTCCGACCGAAGAGATCCGTCAGGCCATCGATACCGTGATGCGCGGCGAGACCTATCTCTGCACCGGTGCCGAAGGCTCCCTGAAGCCCAAGGATGATCCTGATCGCGAGGCGCTCACCGGGCGGGAACAGACCATTCTGTTGGAGCTGGCACAGGGCAAATCCAACAAGGATGTGGCGCTGGCGCTGGATATTTCCGTGCGCACGGTGGAAACCCACCGCAAGAACATCAAACGCAAACTGGGAATTTCCTCGACCGCCGGCCTCACCCGCTATGCGCTCGAACACGGCGTTCTGCAGGGCACCGGTCACAGTTTCTGA
- a CDS encoding cache domain-containing protein — translation MRLIPDFLRPNYAQKLSLLATLPLIVAGAAIAVLVAVQSRALAEREIKALEQQLLQAKMAELRNYVTQARNGFSHIYGLAAPDDEAAKEQVTQILSAMIYDRDGFFFVYDYDGTNLVSPRQTEYINKNWRGLTDSRGTPVVDEFIRLARQGAGWHTFMWEKPSTGEEAQMVAYVLGLQDWRWAIGTGVFIDDVLASVAASRAEVETRIRRTFYYIGGITLFALGLVFASGMVLNIRERRLADAKLKELTQRVFDTQEEERGRVARELHDGISQLLVGVRYALDNARRRLSRGDFDHVDAPLNKGISHLGTAITEVRRISRDLRPGVLDDLGLGPALKALTDDFAARTGIETRFSTVVFRNRLDADAKIALYRIAQEALTNIERHAEATEVSMDLRGHARGATMRITDNGRGLPPVQDRGGPGIGLRNMQERIEQLDGTLRILSSRGTQSGTVIEVLLPLSHLLPPGDAANATSKRVS, via the coding sequence ATGCGTCTGATCCCCGATTTCCTGCGACCGAACTATGCTCAGAAACTCTCTCTGCTGGCCACCTTACCGCTCATTGTCGCCGGGGCGGCCATTGCCGTTCTTGTCGCCGTGCAGTCGCGCGCACTGGCCGAACGGGAGATCAAGGCACTGGAGCAGCAGCTGTTGCAGGCCAAGATGGCCGAACTGCGCAACTATGTGACACAGGCACGGAATGGGTTCTCGCATATCTACGGGCTGGCCGCTCCGGACGACGAGGCCGCAAAGGAACAGGTGACCCAGATCCTCAGCGCGATGATTTATGACCGGGACGGGTTCTTCTTTGTCTATGACTATGACGGGACCAATCTGGTCAGCCCACGCCAAACTGAATATATCAACAAGAATTGGCGCGGTCTTACGGACAGTCGCGGCACGCCCGTGGTGGATGAATTCATCCGCCTCGCCCGTCAGGGGGCCGGCTGGCACACGTTTATGTGGGAAAAACCCTCCACCGGCGAAGAAGCGCAAATGGTCGCCTATGTTCTGGGATTACAGGACTGGCGATGGGCGATCGGGACCGGCGTGTTTATTGACGATGTTCTGGCCTCCGTCGCAGCCTCTCGCGCCGAGGTGGAGACCCGCATTCGCCGCACATTCTATTATATCGGGGGGATCACCCTCTTTGCGCTGGGTCTGGTCTTTGCCTCCGGCATGGTGCTGAATATCCGCGAACGCAGGTTGGCCGATGCCAAGCTGAAAGAGCTGACTCAGCGGGTCTTTGATACACAGGAAGAGGAGCGCGGCCGCGTCGCGCGCGAACTGCATGACGGGATCAGCCAGCTGCTGGTTGGGGTGCGCTACGCCCTGGACAATGCCCGTAGGCGGCTCTCACGCGGCGATTTCGACCACGTCGATGCCCCCTTGAACAAGGGTATCTCGCATCTGGGCACCGCCATCACAGAGGTCCGCCGCATCAGCCGCGACCTGCGCCCCGGTGTGCTGGATGATCTGGGTCTGGGGCCAGCGCTGAAGGCGCTGACCGACGACTTTGCCGCCCGCACCGGCATCGAGACGCGGTTCAGCACCGTGGTGTTCCGCAACCGCTTGGACGCAGATGCCAAGATCGCGCTTTACCGCATTGCGCAGGAGGCGCTGACCAATATCGAACGCCACGCCGAGGCCACCGAGGTCAGCATGGATCTGCGCGGTCATGCCCGTGGCGCCACCATGCGGATCACGGACAATGGCCGTGGCCTCCCACCAGTGCAGGACCGCGGTGGCCCGGGGATCGGGCTGCGCAACATGCAGGAACGGATCGAACAGCTTGACGGCACCCTCAGGATTTTGTCATCACGGGGCACGCAAAGCGGCACGGTGATTGAGGTGCTCTTGCCGCTGAGCCATCTTCTGCCACCCGGAGACGCGGCCAATGCGACCTCCAAACGGGTGTCCTGA
- a CDS encoding TRAP transporter substrate-binding protein: protein MDRRSFLKTSALGGSAAAATTLAAPAYAQGKRTLTMVTTWGRGLAGVHDSAQYVADAITAMSGGDLTVDVKAAGELVGAFEVFDAVTAGQADMYHGADYYFTGQHPGYAYFTAVPFGMTPQELTNWYYHGDGHALHDELGQIFGLKSFIGGNTGPQAGGWYNKEIKGPEDFNGLKFRMPGLGGKALGKLGASVQNIPGSEVYQALSSGAIDGTEWIGPWADEKAGFQEITKTYYTAGFHEPGAALSVATNRDVFEGLSPAHQKIIEMAAAAGHQWSLAQFMNNNGAALQRLQSGGVKTLEFPDSVWDAFGAATKETLDEFMGDELFAKIRGSVEESMKASSGWITKSEGAYRVQRDRVLG, encoded by the coding sequence ATGGATCGTCGTTCCTTTTTGAAGACATCCGCGCTGGGGGGCAGCGCCGCTGCAGCAACCACTCTGGCCGCACCAGCCTATGCACAGGGCAAACGCACCCTGACCATGGTCACCACATGGGGCCGTGGCCTGGCAGGCGTCCATGACTCGGCGCAGTATGTTGCCGATGCCATCACTGCCATGTCCGGTGGCGACCTGACCGTTGATGTGAAAGCCGCAGGCGAGCTGGTCGGCGCGTTCGAAGTGTTCGACGCCGTGACCGCAGGCCAAGCCGACATGTACCATGGCGCAGACTATTATTTCACCGGCCAGCATCCGGGTTATGCATATTTCACTGCCGTGCCTTTCGGCATGACCCCGCAGGAACTGACCAACTGGTATTACCATGGCGACGGCCATGCGCTGCATGATGAACTGGGCCAGATTTTCGGCCTCAAGTCCTTCATCGGCGGCAACACCGGACCGCAGGCCGGTGGCTGGTACAACAAGGAAATCAAGGGCCCCGAAGATTTCAATGGCCTGAAATTCCGCATGCCGGGTCTGGGCGGCAAGGCGCTGGGTAAACTGGGCGCGTCCGTGCAGAACATCCCAGGTTCTGAGGTGTATCAGGCGCTGTCCTCCGGCGCGATTGACGGCACCGAGTGGATCGGCCCCTGGGCGGACGAAAAGGCCGGTTTCCAGGAAATCACCAAGACCTACTACACCGCTGGTTTCCATGAGCCGGGTGCGGCGCTGTCGGTTGCCACCAACCGTGACGTCTTTGAAGGCCTGTCGCCTGCGCATCAGAAGATCATTGAGATGGCAGCGGCCGCCGGCCACCAGTGGAGCCTGGCTCAGTTCATGAACAACAACGGTGCAGCGCTGCAGCGCCTGCAGTCCGGTGGCGTGAAGACCCTGGAATTCCCCGACAGCGTCTGGGATGCCTTCGGTGCCGCGACCAAGGAAACCCTGGACGAGTTCATGGGCGACGAACTGTTTGCGAAAATCCGCGGCAGCGTCGAAGAGTCCATGAAGGCCTCCTCCGGCTGGATTACCAAATCCGAAGGCGCGTACCGCGTTCAGCGCGACCGCGTTTTGGGCTAA
- a CDS encoding TRAP transporter small permease subunit codes for MQDESGVSFFGALLGGLIWLVQNIAGAFYNFGYAVANPQLWLDWSDKASVMRFVYYGGSVEFFFVVFTAFLVLTAVGIYRHSIMWGVVRGLEGFANTLGRLFAWAGLLMVLQQIIIVFMQRVFARPDMSFGLGIALEKDISWFAEELKLYNALVVCLCVTYTFVQGGHVRVDLIYSGISFRAKRVVDMLGSLIFMMPAAVLTWMYGWFFLWRHLIVPKPSASDTLERLVMKSRALRWNVETIGFSPNGFNGYFLFKILLVVFAGIVFLHAIAFFYRSFLEFVEGPGSENKHLDKDSLGEGEEAYEGAH; via the coding sequence ATGCAGGACGAAAGTGGCGTTTCCTTTTTTGGAGCCTTACTGGGCGGCCTGATCTGGCTGGTTCAGAACATTGCGGGCGCCTTCTATAATTTCGGCTATGCCGTCGCCAACCCGCAGCTCTGGCTCGATTGGTCCGACAAGGCCTCTGTCATGCGGTTTGTCTACTATGGCGGGTCGGTTGAGTTCTTCTTTGTGGTGTTTACCGCGTTTCTGGTGCTGACGGCTGTCGGCATCTATCGTCATTCCATTATGTGGGGGGTCGTGCGCGGGTTGGAGGGCTTTGCCAACACGCTGGGGCGTCTGTTTGCCTGGGCAGGCCTGCTTATGGTGCTGCAGCAGATCATTATTGTATTCATGCAGCGGGTGTTTGCACGCCCGGACATGAGTTTTGGTCTGGGCATCGCGCTGGAAAAAGACATCAGTTGGTTTGCAGAAGAACTGAAGCTTTACAATGCTTTGGTCGTCTGTCTTTGCGTGACCTACACGTTTGTGCAGGGCGGCCATGTGCGGGTGGATCTGATCTATTCCGGTATCAGTTTCCGCGCCAAGCGAGTGGTGGACATGCTGGGATCACTGATCTTCATGATGCCTGCCGCAGTGCTGACGTGGATGTATGGCTGGTTCTTCCTGTGGCGCCACCTGATTGTGCCCAAACCCTCCGCCTCTGACACTCTTGAGCGACTGGTGATGAAATCACGGGCCCTGCGCTGGAACGTGGAAACCATCGGCTTCAGCCCCAACGGGTTCAACGGGTATTTCCTGTTCAAGATCCTGCTGGTGGTCTTCGCCGGTATCGTCTTCCTGCATGCCATCGCGTTTTTCTACCGCTCCTTCCTTGAGTTTGTGGAAGGGCCTGGCAGTGAGAACAAACACCTCGACAAGGACAGCCTTGGTGAAGGTGAAGAAGCCTATGAAGGCGCGCATTAA
- a CDS encoding TRAP transporter large permease, with translation MLFGLDGVEIGLIIVFFCLFGGILSGFPVAFAIGGAGVISFGIIAALDSAGILVHQAIDTSSQVYRDLVNSGVKPDTVSVFRYPDLPRVAEAVFPQGWEVAMDRNVSFIVNRMNERVLAGASIETLLAVLMFVLMGITLERSKIANDLLTTMARVFGPLPGGLAVSIVVVGAFLAASTGIVGATVVTMGLLALPTMLRNNYSPELATGVIAASGTLGQIIPPSIVIVLLGTLAGDLYSTAQEARAQEFGCSDALTYLGEPAVVSVGTLFQAALLPGIMLALLYALYAFGYALLNPEKAPAVVLEGGTGEPITRGEGLTWFLGVPVALIAGAMLLGQINLIGSQNVNVSAFSDAGQTAALRTNVGDDCKAAMIDLHGQEAWDAAVVEQEAIDAAGGVTQATKLTEEELEAAKIAKIDAAAPIGTGLTVLMVLMGLVLAVGRGVSPSADPKPLILGAIGVLLIALVDVVAIAPTTSPGVTVVLIALPTLLALYGCRVAAGRSAQNDLIRVVFPPLILIVAVLGSILGGITNPTPAAALGAGGAIMLAAYRKLQDQGKSGKIIIWATFAVAICILVGVNFDLRINGQSGVSAETVIAFGVAYGAYLFALFGLLYGCWVLFKGGVLTPVVRETAKVTSMVFTILIGSQLLNLVVISFGGEHYIQQFLKSFDSELKVFLIVMVVLFILGFVLDFLEIIYIVIPIVGPVIYGGSFDPKWVTIMVAVNLQTSFLTPPFGFALFYLRGVAPKEVTTGHIYRGILPFVLIQVVGLGILWMFPSIVTIVPALMPN, from the coding sequence ATGCTATTCGGACTTGATGGCGTTGAAATCGGCCTGATCATTGTCTTCTTCTGCCTCTTTGGCGGTATTCTTTCCGGCTTTCCGGTGGCCTTTGCCATCGGTGGAGCCGGGGTCATCTCCTTTGGGATCATTGCGGCACTCGACAGCGCCGGGATCCTTGTTCACCAGGCCATCGACACCTCGTCGCAGGTCTATCGGGATCTGGTGAATTCCGGCGTGAAGCCGGATACTGTGTCGGTCTTCCGATACCCCGATCTGCCACGCGTCGCCGAGGCCGTCTTCCCCCAAGGCTGGGAAGTTGCGATGGATCGCAACGTCTCCTTTATTGTGAACCGGATGAACGAACGGGTTCTGGCGGGGGCGTCGATTGAGACCCTGCTGGCGGTCCTAATGTTTGTTCTGATGGGCATCACACTGGAACGTTCCAAGATCGCCAACGACCTTCTGACCACCATGGCGCGCGTCTTTGGCCCGCTGCCCGGCGGTCTGGCAGTGTCGATTGTCGTTGTGGGCGCGTTTTTGGCAGCCTCAACAGGGATCGTGGGCGCAACCGTTGTGACCATGGGGCTGCTGGCGCTGCCAACCATGTTGCGCAACAACTATTCGCCGGAACTGGCGACTGGTGTGATTGCGGCCTCCGGGACGCTTGGCCAGATCATTCCGCCGTCCATTGTGATCGTTCTATTGGGCACGCTGGCGGGAGATCTCTACTCCACCGCGCAGGAAGCCCGCGCGCAGGAGTTTGGCTGCTCTGATGCGCTGACCTATCTTGGCGAGCCCGCGGTTGTGTCGGTGGGCACCCTCTTTCAGGCAGCGCTGTTGCCGGGCATTATGCTGGCATTGCTCTATGCACTCTATGCCTTTGGGTACGCGCTGCTGAACCCGGAAAAAGCCCCTGCGGTGGTTCTGGAAGGTGGCACCGGTGAGCCGATCACCCGTGGCGAAGGCCTGACCTGGTTCCTTGGCGTACCGGTTGCGTTGATTGCGGGTGCTATGCTGCTTGGCCAGATCAATCTGATTGGCAGCCAGAACGTCAATGTCTCTGCCTTCTCCGATGCAGGTCAGACCGCAGCATTGCGCACCAATGTTGGTGATGACTGTAAGGCCGCGATGATTGATCTGCATGGTCAGGAAGCCTGGGATGCAGCAGTGGTCGAACAGGAGGCCATTGATGCGGCTGGCGGCGTGACCCAAGCAACCAAGCTGACAGAGGAAGAGTTGGAAGCTGCCAAGATCGCCAAGATCGACGCCGCAGCCCCGATTGGCACCGGTCTGACCGTGCTGATGGTTCTGATGGGGCTGGTTCTGGCGGTGGGGCGTGGTGTTTCGCCCTCGGCCGATCCTAAGCCGCTGATCCTTGGCGCAATTGGCGTTCTGCTGATCGCGTTGGTGGATGTTGTGGCGATTGCTCCGACCACCAGCCCGGGTGTCACCGTTGTGCTGATTGCGCTGCCGACGCTTCTGGCCCTTTATGGCTGCAGGGTCGCTGCGGGACGCAGCGCCCAAAACGATCTGATCCGGGTGGTCTTTCCGCCGCTGATCCTGATTGTTGCGGTGCTGGGGTCCATTCTGGGCGGTATCACCAACCCGACGCCGGCTGCGGCGCTTGGGGCCGGTGGCGCCATTATGCTGGCGGCCTACCGCAAGCTTCAGGATCAGGGCAAATCCGGCAAGATCATCATCTGGGCAACCTTCGCAGTGGCAATCTGTATTCTGGTTGGCGTGAATTTCGATTTGCGCATCAACGGTCAGAGCGGTGTGTCGGCCGAAACGGTCATCGCCTTTGGCGTGGCCTATGGCGCCTACCTCTTTGCGCTGTTTGGCCTGCTTTATGGGTGCTGGGTGTTGTTCAAGGGCGGGGTGCTCACCCCGGTCGTGCGCGAAACCGCCAAGGTGACATCGATGGTGTTCACCATCCTGATCGGCTCGCAACTGTTGAACCTGGTGGTGATCTCTTTCGGCGGGGAGCATTACATCCAGCAGTTCCTCAAGAGCTTTGACAGCGAGTTGAAGGTCTTCCTCATTGTGATGGTGGTGCTGTTCATCTTGGGCTTCGTGCTCGACTTTCTTGAGATCATCTATATCGTGATCCCCATTGTCGGGCCGGTGATCTATGGTGGGTCGTTCGATCCGAAATGGGTGACCATCATGGTGGCTGTGAACCTGCAGACGTCCTTCCTGACGCCACCCTTTGGATTTGCGCTCTTTTATCTGCGCGGGGTGGCACCGAAGGAGGTCACCACAGGCCATATCTATCGCGGGATCCTGCCATTCGTGCTGATCCAGGTGGTGGGGCTTGGCATTCTGTGGATGTTCCCGTCGATCGTGACCATCGTCCCGGCGCTGATGCCGAACTGA
- a CDS encoding VOC family protein: MQSLHAVTLVVPDYDAAIAFYCGTLGWQLAEDIDQGRKRWVRILPPGASQGSLILARADSDAQRAIIGDQFGGRVGLFLRTDDFDRDHAAMLAAGVMFEEEPRHEAYGSVAVWRDPFGNRWDLLQLT; encoded by the coding sequence ATGCAGAGCCTTCATGCCGTCACCCTTGTCGTGCCCGACTACGACGCGGCGATTGCCTTTTATTGCGGAACGCTTGGCTGGCAACTGGCCGAGGACATTGACCAGGGGCGCAAACGCTGGGTGCGGATCCTGCCGCCCGGCGCCAGCCAAGGCAGCCTCATTTTGGCACGTGCTGACAGTGATGCGCAGCGGGCCATTATCGGTGATCAATTCGGTGGCCGTGTTGGCTTGTTCCTGCGCACCGATGATTTTGACCGCGATCATGCCGCGATGCTTGCCGCAGGCGTCATGTTCGAGGAAGAGCCCCGCCACGAAGCCTACGGCAGTGTCGCGGTCTGGCGCGACCCCTTCGGCAATCGCTGGGATCTTCTTCAGCTTACCTAA
- a CDS encoding arginyltransferase, with protein sequence MRHTLPIAPQFYVTAPQPCPYLADRMERKLFTALQGDGVEQLNNSLSQQGFRRSQNVLYRPSCSECSACLSARINVADFKASRGQKRTLKRNSGLERRATSPWATEDQYALFRTYLDSRHADGGMADMDVFEYAAMIEETPIRSRVVEYNDRETNALTAVSLTDVLEDGLSMVYSFYQPDLPQNSLGTFMILDHIEIAREAGLPYVYLGYWVPGSAKMGYKAKFTGLEVYHGGAWQPMTDPDAFDDTAHPLSTDPIAEQVANIHLPDSRNHSR encoded by the coding sequence ATGCGCCATACTCTGCCGATTGCCCCACAGTTCTACGTGACTGCGCCGCAGCCCTGCCCTTATCTGGCAGATCGGATGGAGCGTAAGCTGTTTACTGCGCTACAGGGGGATGGGGTTGAGCAGCTCAACAACAGCCTGTCACAACAGGGCTTTCGCCGCTCTCAGAACGTGCTCTACCGACCCTCCTGCTCGGAGTGCTCGGCCTGCCTGTCGGCCCGGATCAATGTTGCTGACTTCAAGGCCAGCCGGGGGCAGAAACGGACCCTGAAGCGCAATTCCGGGCTGGAGCGGCGCGCCACCTCGCCTTGGGCAACAGAAGATCAATATGCGCTGTTTCGCACCTATCTGGACAGCCGCCATGCCGATGGCGGGATGGCTGATATGGATGTCTTTGAATATGCTGCCATGATCGAAGAAACACCGATCCGCAGCCGGGTGGTGGAATACAACGATCGTGAGACCAATGCGCTGACCGCTGTATCGCTCACCGATGTTCTCGAAGATGGGCTGAGCATGGTCTACTCCTTCTACCAACCCGATCTGCCACAGAACTCGCTCGGTACCTTCATGATCCTGGACCATATCGAAATCGCGCGTGAGGCCGGGTTGCCTTATGTCTATCTCGGCTATTGGGTTCCTGGCAGCGCCAAGATGGGCTACAAGGCCAAGTTCACCGGGCTTGAGGTCTACCACGGCGGCGCCTGGCAGCCGATGACCGACCCCGACGCCTTCGACGACACGGCACATCCCCTGTCGACCGATCCGATTGCGGAACAGGTCGCCAATATCCACCTGCCAGATTCGCGCAACCACAGCAGGTAA